A window from Mus caroli chromosome 2, CAROLI_EIJ_v1.1, whole genome shotgun sequence encodes these proteins:
- the LOC110307398 gene encoding basic proline-rich protein-like: MAILRGVEIGQQTASPAPGYDSGARSTAHGLTQLHRPPPPQPTNPNAGPVRSRGLFLRAPNPDLTPRWSPLFGLSATPLSPPAALHSRSAPTPRPAPSPPPPRRSRPRPARRPRARSPTWRRGHERGGGWGGCGPGPHSGRAARPPGAIFARRARAAPPPHEANRARPGTPGRPTPYGPASPSPHLSAAPALPGGPRSAGPGRACPPPSARLSTRPRVCPSVRPSAPGRPQPDPAGPQGAVPYSVPPPP, translated from the exons ATGGCAATTCTCCGTGGTGTAGAAATTGGACAGCAAA CCGCCTCCCCTGCCCCTGGGTATGACTCCGGGGCTCGGAGCACTGCGCACGGCCTAACCCAACTCCACCGCCCACCACCCCCTCAGCCCACCAACCCCAACGCGGGTCCCGTTCGCTCCCGGGGTCTTTTTCTCCGCGCTCCTAACCCCGACCTCACACCCCGATGGAGCCCGCTGTTCGGCCTGAGCGCCACCCCGCTCAGTCCCCCGGCCGCCCTGCACTCCCGCAGTGCCCCGACCCCGCGTCCCGCACCCTCCCCACCGCCACCCCGCCGCTCCCGCCCGCGCCCCGCCCGCAGGCCCCGGGCCCGCTCCCCAACATGGCGACGGGGACACGAGCGCGGCGGCGGGTGGGGCGGCTGCGGGCCCGGGCCGCACTCGGGCCGAGCAGCACGGCCGCCCGGCGCCATCTTCGCGCGCCGGGCCCGGGCGGCGCCTCCTCCCCACGAAGCCAACCGGGCCCGGCCCGGGACGCCCGGCAGGCCCACCCCTTACGGGCCAGCGTCGCCGTCGCCTCACCTGAGCGCGGCCCCGGCCCTCCCGGGCGGGCCTCGCAGCGCCGGCCCGGGCCGTGCGTGCCCACCGCCCTCGGCACGTCTGTCCACCCGTCCTCGCGTGTGCCCGTCTGTCCGGCCGTCGGCGCCCGGCCGCCCGCAGCCCGACCCGGCAGGGCCTCAGGGAGccg TTCCCTACTCTGTCCCACCACCACCTTAG